From Pseudanabaena sp. PCC 6802, one genomic window encodes:
- a CDS encoding metal ABC transporter substrate-binding protein, whose amino-acid sequence MKNSFTYIPTRSGDSTAYMQVYRTGNQRSDRQLRLGRVGQAVVGLLLVTCTIACNSPSTTPGDRTGTGTNSPTSQAKRKKIVLTTFTVIADMARNVAGDAAVVESLTKIGSEIHGYEPTPSDLIRAQTADLILDNGMGLERWAEKFYQGLNNVPHVTISEGITPINISEDAYAGKPNPHAWMSPKLALIYVENIRKALVQLDPENASTYNANAKRYSQEIQAIDRQLKTEIETIGRDRRFIVTCEGAFSYLAKDYGLTEVYLWAVNSERQATPRQVQKVIDVVRQNKIPVVFCESTVSADAQKQVAAEAGTKFGGVFYVDSLSDSGGSVPTYLTLMRYNVETLVRGLQ is encoded by the coding sequence ATGAAAAACTCTTTTACATATATCCCCACCAGATCGGGTGACAGTACAGCTTATATGCAGGTGTATCGGACGGGCAATCAAAGGAGCGATCGGCAACTACGGCTAGGGCGAGTCGGACAAGCCGTGGTGGGTTTGTTGCTGGTAACTTGTACGATCGCTTGTAACTCTCCAAGCACAACACCTGGCGATCGCACTGGTACTGGTACTAACAGTCCAACCTCCCAGGCCAAACGTAAAAAGATAGTTCTGACCACGTTTACGGTGATTGCCGATATGGCTCGTAATGTTGCTGGCGATGCGGCGGTGGTGGAGTCCTTGACCAAGATTGGGTCTGAGATTCACGGTTACGAGCCGACCCCTAGCGATTTAATCCGCGCCCAAACAGCCGACCTGATTCTCGACAATGGCATGGGCTTAGAACGCTGGGCGGAAAAGTTTTACCAGGGATTAAATAACGTTCCCCACGTCACGATTAGCGAAGGGATTACGCCAATCAATATTTCTGAAGATGCCTACGCTGGCAAACCCAATCCCCATGCCTGGATGTCACCAAAGCTGGCATTAATCTATGTGGAGAATATCCGTAAAGCCCTCGTGCAATTAGATCCCGAAAATGCTTCTACATATAATGCCAATGCCAAAAGATATAGCCAGGAAATTCAAGCCATAGATCGCCAACTTAAGACGGAGATCGAGACAATTGGACGCGATCGCCGTTTTATCGTCACCTGTGAAGGAGCTTTTTCCTATCTGGCTAAAGACTATGGCTTAACGGAGGTATATCTATGGGCGGTGAACTCGGAACGGCAAGCCACACCCAGACAGGTACAAAAAGTTATAGATGTGGTGCGACAGAACAAAATTCCCGTAGTGTTCTGCGAAAGTACGGTCAGCGCCGATGCCCAGAAGCAGGTGGCAGCAGAAGCTGGGACAAAGTTTGGTGGTGTGTTTTATGTTGATTCCCTCTCCGACTCAGGTGGGTCGGTGCCCACATATTTGACCCTCATGCGATACAACGTGGAGACGCTTGTGAGGGGATTGCAGTGA
- a CDS encoding Crp/Fnr family transcriptional regulator, translating to MLDLVEYKYEKLRRSQCLTNNDINTASKLPSSLMQHTFGRGEHMPLPPNVLWQIEFGIVRTLTWNDDGKQSTLGLWSKGDIIGEPLSSINPYEAECLTSVTVSVLPSSLWDRAFDAIFAHIQQAEELLHILHCDPIHLRLRLLLCWLSEKFGTNVPQGRLINLSLTHQEIAELINTTRVTVTRNLKQLEQNGIISYDKRRAIVLTSFDS from the coding sequence ATGCTCGATCTCGTGGAATACAAATACGAAAAACTAAGACGATCGCAATGTCTGACCAATAACGACATCAATACCGCATCAAAATTGCCATCCAGTCTAATGCAGCACACTTTTGGGCGAGGCGAGCATATGCCGCTGCCGCCAAATGTGTTGTGGCAGATCGAATTTGGCATCGTGCGGACGTTGACATGGAATGATGACGGCAAGCAAAGTACGCTGGGCTTGTGGAGTAAGGGAGATATCATTGGCGAACCGCTATCGAGTATCAATCCCTATGAGGCAGAATGCCTGACTAGCGTAACGGTGAGCGTTTTACCGTCTAGTTTGTGGGATCGGGCGTTTGATGCCATATTTGCGCATATCCAACAGGCGGAAGAATTATTACATATCCTGCACTGCGATCCGATCCATCTTCGGCTTCGATTACTGTTGTGCTGGCTATCTGAGAAGTTCGGAACCAATGTGCCACAAGGCAGATTGATTAACCTGAGCCTCACGCACCAGGAGATTGCCGAACTAATTAATACAACTCGAGTCACAGTTACGAGAAATCTCAAACAATTAGAACAGAATGGAATTATTTCGTATGACAAGAGAAGAGCGATCGTCCTGACCTCTTTTGATTCCTAA
- a CDS encoding iron uptake porin has translation MSKFYLSLAGVLAFSGLGIMAPSVMAEPSAISPEMQQYAQEAVTPASPTAQNVTSVSQLSDVKPTDWAFTALQSLVERYGCIAGYPDRTFRGQRSLTRFEFAAGLNACLDKINEILTAGLADKASKEDLAAIQKLQEEFAAELAALKGRVDTLESKTATLEAQQFSTTTKLEGQAIISFSGSGSGDTLLRQPALDLAGRPVLSEQPGNANTTAIARVRLNFNTSFTGEDMLITRLEAGNNGSNAANFLDQPDRLTGFTGFANSSALDYSGAGTNFSLGKLVYEFPIGKDITVAVGPVISLNDYVDHNSFANDEASDFSSGMFINNPLILPVNGGAGAVISWNFGSGPITLRAAYVAANGEFAAADNDINRGLFGDPYQGTVELEFSPKDGDKPGPFALRLQYTGASVNNLEYSIGGVNLEWAIAKGFGIFGRYGFGSISNRGNAIADALPTYVNASFRGSNLNPSTWSAGFAFPDLFKEGALAAIAVGQPFIEGNVGNSTQTNLELFYKIPVSDNIHITPDLQFIFNPNNNSANGTITVGTIRTVFSF, from the coding sequence ATGTCTAAGTTTTATCTATCGTTGGCGGGAGTTTTAGCATTTAGCGGTTTAGGCATTATGGCACCGTCCGTAATGGCAGAACCATCGGCAATTTCTCCTGAAATGCAGCAGTACGCCCAAGAGGCGGTTACGCCCGCATCTCCCACGGCGCAGAACGTAACCTCGGTTTCCCAACTGTCTGATGTCAAGCCTACAGACTGGGCATTTACGGCGCTCCAGTCTCTGGTAGAACGCTATGGTTGCATTGCTGGTTATCCCGATCGCACCTTTCGAGGTCAGCGTTCCCTCACTCGGTTTGAGTTTGCCGCAGGCTTAAATGCTTGCTTGGATAAGATTAACGAAATTCTCACCGCTGGTTTAGCAGACAAAGCCAGCAAAGAAGACCTGGCTGCCATCCAAAAGCTCCAGGAAGAATTTGCAGCGGAACTGGCAGCTCTCAAGGGTCGAGTCGATACGCTCGAATCCAAAACTGCTACCCTGGAGGCACAGCAGTTTTCCACCACGACCAAGCTAGAGGGACAAGCGATTATCTCCTTCTCTGGTAGTGGTTCCGGCGACACGTTGCTCAGACAGCCCGCCCTCGATCTGGCAGGTCGCCCCGTGCTATCCGAGCAGCCTGGGAATGCGAATACAACTGCGATCGCCAGAGTCCGACTCAACTTCAATACCAGCTTTACGGGCGAAGACATGCTCATAACTCGTTTAGAAGCTGGTAATAACGGTAGTAATGCCGCTAACTTCCTCGACCAACCGGATCGTCTTACTGGCTTTACTGGTTTTGCCAATAGTTCGGCGCTGGACTACAGCGGTGCTGGCACCAACTTTTCTTTGGGTAAGCTAGTCTATGAATTTCCCATCGGTAAGGATATCACAGTCGCTGTGGGGCCAGTAATTTCGCTCAACGACTACGTCGATCATAATAGCTTTGCCAACGATGAAGCTAGCGATTTTTCCAGCGGCATGTTCATCAACAACCCGTTGATTCTACCTGTTAATGGTGGTGCAGGTGCAGTTATTAGCTGGAACTTTGGCAGTGGCCCGATTACCCTACGCGCTGCCTACGTTGCTGCAAATGGCGAGTTTGCCGCTGCTGATAACGATATCAATCGCGGTTTGTTTGGCGATCCTTATCAAGGCACTGTGGAGCTAGAGTTTTCACCTAAGGACGGAGACAAACCAGGGCCATTTGCATTGCGCTTGCAGTATACAGGTGCTTCCGTCAACAATCTGGAATACAGCATTGGCGGTGTTAACCTGGAGTGGGCGATCGCGAAAGGATTTGGTATTTTCGGTCGCTATGGTTTCGGCAGCATTAGCAATCGCGGTAACGCCATCGCCGATGCTCTCCCCACCTACGTCAATGCTTCCTTTAGAGGTTCCAATCTGAATCCTTCAACATGGTCGGCAGGTTTCGCTTTCCCAGATCTGTTTAAGGAGGGGGCATTGGCAGCGATCGCTGTAGGTCAGCCCTTTATCGAAGGCAACGTGGGAAACAGCACCCAAACTAATTTGGAGTTGTTCTACAAGATTCCGGTATCGGACAACATCCACATCACTCCTGATTTGCAGTTCATCTTTAATCCCAATAACAATAGTGCAAATGGCACGATTACGGTTGGTACGATCCGTACCGTGTTCTCTTTCTAA
- a CDS encoding Fur family transcriptional regulator — protein MERVIADRTDSIIQTLKARGLRVTPQRFAVYANLMHRADHPTVEQLFHDLNQNAPISSQSTIYSSLQALCEVGLVREVLLDEGVCRYDANVAPHHHFRCQCCGKIEDILWNELPDIDMNHLRSRFQVSGYEVTLYGLCEKCRDR, from the coding sequence ATGGAACGAGTAATAGCAGATCGAACGGACTCAATTATCCAAACCTTGAAAGCTCGTGGTTTGCGAGTCACCCCCCAACGTTTTGCAGTCTATGCCAATTTAATGCATCGTGCCGATCATCCAACTGTCGAGCAGCTCTTTCACGATCTGAATCAGAATGCCCCCATTTCATCGCAATCGACGATTTATAGTTCGCTGCAGGCACTTTGTGAAGTTGGGTTGGTGCGAGAGGTACTGTTGGATGAAGGGGTGTGTCGGTATGATGCCAATGTTGCTCCCCACCATCATTTTCGTTGTCAGTGTTGCGGTAAGATTGAAGACATTCTCTGGAATGAATTACCGGACATCGACATGAATCATCTTCGGTCTAGATTCCAGGTATCTGGTTATGAGGTAACCCTCTATGGGCTGTGTGAGAAGTGTCGCGATCGTTGA
- the katG gene encoding catalase/peroxidase HPI: MSSESRCPFMGGVQKFTAGSGTSNRDWWPNQLNLNILHQHSPKSNPMGEAFDYAKAFKSLDYAALKADIFELMTASQDWWPADYGHYGPLFIRMAWHSAGTYRIGDGRGGGGTGNQRFAPINSWPDNANLDKARILLWPIKQKYGEKISWADLMILAGNCALESMGFKTLGFAGGRADIWEPEEDIYWGSEAEWLGDKRYTGDRELENPLGAVQMGLIYVNPQGPNGNPDPFASGRDIRETFGRMAMNDEETVALVVGGHTFGKCHGAGDAALVGPEPEGASIEEQGLGWKSSFGSGKGVHTITSGIEGAWTTNPVKWDNNYLENLFGYEWELVKSPAGAHQWTPKGGAGADTVPDAHDPSKRHAPIMTTADMAMKMDPTYEPIARRFLDRPEELEVAFAKAWFKLTHRDMGPRSRYIGPEVPAEEFLWQDPVPSVAHAAIDEQDIAALKGKILAAGLSISQLVSTAWASASTFRGSDMRGGANGARIRLAPQKDWEVNQPAQLATVLQTLEAIQREFNSSQSGGKQVSLADTIVLGGCAGVEQAAKNAGHDVKVPFKPGRTDASQEQTDVQSFAVLEPKADAFRNYLKGGLTLSAEELLVDRSQLLTLTAPEMTVLVGGMRVLNANFGQSQHGVFTKRPESLTNDFFVNLLDFGTTWKATSEAQDVFEGRDRKTGELKWTGTRVDLIFGSNSQLRALAEVYGCADSQPRFVHDFVAAWDKVMNLDRFDPS; the protein is encoded by the coding sequence ATGAGCAGCGAAAGCAGATGTCCATTTATGGGCGGAGTTCAGAAATTCACGGCTGGTAGTGGCACGTCGAACCGAGACTGGTGGCCGAATCAGTTGAACCTGAACATCCTCCACCAGCACTCACCCAAGTCCAATCCCATGGGTGAGGCGTTCGACTACGCTAAGGCGTTCAAGAGTCTCGACTATGCTGCCCTGAAAGCAGACATCTTCGAATTGATGACTGCATCTCAGGACTGGTGGCCAGCCGACTACGGTCACTACGGGCCGCTCTTCATTCGAATGGCTTGGCACAGTGCAGGTACGTACCGCATCGGCGACGGTCGCGGCGGCGGCGGCACCGGCAACCAGCGGTTTGCGCCGATCAACAGTTGGCCCGACAACGCCAACCTCGACAAAGCACGCATCCTGCTTTGGCCGATCAAGCAGAAATACGGCGAGAAAATCTCTTGGGCTGACCTGATGATCCTTGCTGGCAACTGCGCCCTGGAGTCAATGGGATTCAAAACGCTCGGTTTCGCGGGCGGGCGCGCAGACATTTGGGAGCCTGAAGAAGACATTTACTGGGGTTCTGAGGCCGAATGGCTGGGCGACAAGCGTTACACTGGCGATCGCGAGCTGGAAAATCCTCTGGGCGCGGTGCAAATGGGTCTAATCTACGTGAACCCGCAAGGACCAAACGGCAATCCCGACCCGTTCGCATCGGGGCGAGATATTCGCGAAACGTTCGGGCGGATGGCGATGAACGATGAGGAGACAGTGGCGCTCGTTGTCGGCGGACACACCTTCGGCAAATGCCACGGTGCCGGTGATGCCGCGTTGGTCGGACCCGAACCTGAAGGTGCCAGCATTGAAGAGCAAGGTCTCGGCTGGAAGAGCAGCTTTGGCAGCGGCAAAGGCGTGCATACAATCACTAGCGGTATCGAGGGCGCATGGACCACCAACCCGGTGAAATGGGACAACAACTACCTCGAAAACCTGTTCGGCTATGAGTGGGAACTGGTGAAAAGCCCTGCTGGCGCGCATCAGTGGACTCCTAAAGGAGGTGCAGGTGCGGATACGGTGCCCGACGCGCACGATCCATCCAAGCGACATGCTCCTATCATGACCACGGCGGACATGGCTATGAAGATGGATCCCACGTACGAGCCGATTGCAAGGCGCTTCCTCGATCGCCCAGAGGAGCTTGAAGTGGCGTTCGCCAAGGCCTGGTTCAAGCTGACGCATCGCGACATGGGGCCGCGATCGCGCTATATCGGCCCGGAGGTTCCCGCAGAAGAGTTCCTGTGGCAAGATCCCGTCCCTTCAGTCGCCCATGCAGCGATCGACGAGCAGGATATCGCCGCCCTTAAGGGCAAGATCCTTGCTGCGGGGCTGTCTATCTCCCAACTGGTCTCGACGGCTTGGGCTTCAGCGTCAACGTTCCGTGGCTCCGACATGCGCGGTGGGGCGAACGGGGCGCGCATTCGGCTTGCGCCGCAGAAGGATTGGGAAGTCAACCAGCCAGCCCAACTGGCAACGGTGTTGCAGACGCTGGAGGCAATCCAACGGGAGTTCAACAGCTCCCAGTCTGGAGGGAAACAAGTCTCCCTCGCTGACACGATCGTTCTGGGTGGATGTGCAGGTGTCGAGCAAGCGGCGAAGAACGCCGGACACGATGTCAAGGTTCCTTTCAAGCCCGGACGTACGGATGCGTCGCAGGAGCAAACGGACGTGCAATCCTTTGCCGTCCTCGAACCCAAGGCAGACGCGTTCCGCAATTACCTCAAAGGTGGCCTCACCCTATCTGCGGAGGAGTTGCTGGTGGATCGCTCGCAACTGCTAACGCTGACCGCCCCTGAAATGACGGTTCTCGTTGGTGGCATGCGCGTCCTGAATGCTAACTTCGGTCAGAGCCAGCACGGTGTCTTCACCAAGCGGCCAGAGTCATTGACCAATGACTTCTTCGTGAACCTGCTTGACTTTGGCACGACGTGGAAGGCGACTTCTGAAGCTCAAGATGTGTTTGAGGGGCGCGATCGCAAAACGGGCGAACTCAAGTGGACGGGTACCCGTGTCGATCTCATCTTTGGATCGAACTCGCAGCTACGCGCCCTTGCCGAAGTCTATGGATGTGCGGACTCGCAACCGAGATTTGTGCATGACTTTGTGGCGGCGTGGGACAAGGTGATGAACCTCGATCGCTTTGACCCTAGCTAG
- a CDS encoding Uma2 family endonuclease translates to MLWAFRRAVDRGDKFADYRQLDSLQEYVLISQDRVNVEVFRRSESGQWVLYPYGEGEEVYLSSVDYRCAIADLYEDVSFDALESMNGDCAEN, encoded by the coding sequence ATGCTTTGGGCGTTCCGTAGGGCGGTCGATCGCGGCGATAAGTTTGCCGACTATCGCCAACTAGATTCTTTGCAGGAATACGTATTAATTAGTCAGGATCGCGTCAACGTTGAAGTTTTTCGTCGCAGCGAGTCGGGGCAATGGGTGCTTTATCCCTATGGAGAAGGGGAGGAAGTATATTTGTCCAGCGTAGATTATCGATGCGCGATCGCGGATTTATATGAAGATGTCTCTTTTGATGCTCTTGAGAGCATGAATGGCGATTGTGCTGAAAACTAG
- a CDS encoding YHYH protein, translated as MHKRFIGIVLAVIALVVALHGINFDRLGFVSFATSTQQATGNPQTSKPVLVSQVNGVDLTRLPLGDGKISNSPRAGWIWPCRIDSTAGGAFFNGSWIKADGTYDFTAKAVVDGGVTWPHRFKMSLQGNKRIFTTNDLPNHPTGVYPIAQTDDAFLYDRNPNRIAMQNMQVELPANPQLAAQPTCTPGAVGILETGVVLFNALDAPGRDAVAHEAQDACQGHPQESGVYHYHSATTCLPDRTTKDGHSTLIGYSLDGFGIYGRRGEGGRILASADLDACHGHTHAIAWNGKQVSMYHYHATWDFPYTVGCMRGKYKMGDVMVLSGPPPMRDRPGFPPQNFGNPPPRYPQTGDRPGFPPQNFGNPPPPPRHPDLAIAARKLGISERQLREALGPPPPNLGAAASRLGISERMLRDALGVP; from the coding sequence ATGCATAAACGTTTTATTGGAATTGTATTAGCGGTAATTGCCTTAGTTGTCGCACTGCACGGCATAAATTTTGACAGGTTGGGCTTCGTAAGTTTTGCTACGAGCACGCAGCAGGCGACGGGGAATCCTCAGACCTCAAAGCCTGTTCTCGTATCCCAAGTAAATGGAGTAGACCTGACGCGACTGCCATTAGGCGATGGCAAAATATCCAACAGTCCGAGGGCGGGATGGATTTGGCCTTGCCGCATCGATTCCACTGCTGGCGGGGCTTTTTTCAATGGATCGTGGATTAAAGCTGACGGCACCTACGATTTCACTGCCAAAGCAGTTGTCGATGGCGGAGTAACCTGGCCACATCGCTTTAAGATGTCGCTGCAAGGGAACAAGCGCATTTTTACCACCAACGACCTGCCGAACCATCCCACGGGTGTATATCCCATTGCCCAAACCGATGATGCATTCCTCTACGATCGCAATCCGAACAGAATTGCCATGCAGAACATGCAGGTGGAGTTGCCTGCCAATCCCCAACTGGCAGCCCAGCCTACTTGCACACCAGGAGCAGTTGGTATTCTGGAGACGGGTGTAGTTTTGTTCAACGCGCTCGACGCACCGGGTCGCGATGCCGTGGCGCACGAGGCGCAGGATGCCTGTCAGGGACACCCGCAAGAATCTGGCGTTTATCACTATCACAGCGCCACAACTTGTCTGCCCGATCGGACAACTAAGGACGGTCATTCCACGCTTATCGGCTACAGCTTGGACGGATTTGGGATTTACGGACGGCGCGGCGAAGGTGGCAGGATTCTAGCGAGTGCCGATCTGGATGCCTGTCACGGACATACGCACGCGATCGCTTGGAATGGAAAGCAGGTATCGATGTATCACTATCACGCCACTTGGGATTTTCCCTATACGGTGGGTTGCATGCGCGGCAAGTATAAGATGGGCGATGTGATGGTACTGAGCGGGCCGCCGCCCATGAGAGATAGACCAGGCTTTCCGCCTCAGAATTTTGGCAATCCGCCACCACGCTATCCACAAACCGGAGATAGACCGGGTTTCCCACCTCAGAATTTTGGCAATCCGCCACCGCCACCGCGCCATCCCGATCTGGCGATCGCGGCGAGGAAACTGGGCATTAGCGAACGACAATTACGAGAAGCACTCGGCCCACCACCTCCCAACCTGGGCGCAGCAGCAAGTCGACTCGGCATCAGCGAACGCATGTTGCGCGATGCTTTGGGCGTTCCGTAG
- a CDS encoding diguanylate cyclase domain-containing protein, whose protein sequence is MNLRLKTLLASSIATMGLLMGLSVGLSYLVLRQIAQIETTTMNRRLDRAIASLPNDLGVLPDTNRPSPGDPRNPSEEVRANVDVAIVLDRNGKPVARDLKNPSLRAAQLPSPSLQAQLANLPTRWIGLPTADPLDLPRDVQVGFLQTSEGLLLLAERPLEQSNGEPLRLLVGQWLRPHRLKILGELTLLRLHLLSVEAPEVPAQLRDSQLGILRAIEDYIPKQDPQPEIGSGNRPRDLPPIAPNRRDDLQPTAGRDRLRSPQISTSQVKAEKKLFPKEATKFQVGYILLRDVKGEPIAVLQAISPKPFVAQGEEGVKILLIFLWVIVPIFGIALNLLLDRWVLARISNLSRQVRDVKADFSHSTEVSLPGRDELSDLAAEINAMLEQQERYQENLHLAKAEIEEANQELERLARTDGLTQVMNRRFFQIHLEKIWQTALQNSQSLSLLLCDVDFFKPYNDIYGHLAGDLCLQKVAKAMSAVVEDEANAIVARYGGEEFAVILHSTPVRDAIAVAEQMRISVLHLNIPHSGSKATDYVTLSIGVCSLIPQPHLSLRDLIARADEHLYQAKNEGRNRIVAALPAIANPPTDAGAKFGVR, encoded by the coding sequence ATGAATCTGCGATTAAAGACTTTGCTGGCTAGCAGTATAGCAACTATGGGGCTGCTGATGGGGCTGTCAGTCGGTCTGTCTTATCTAGTTTTGCGACAGATCGCCCAGATAGAGACTACTACCATGAACCGTCGACTCGATCGCGCGATCGCATCTCTTCCCAATGACTTGGGCGTATTACCCGATACCAATCGCCCGTCACCTGGAGACCCCAGAAATCCTTCAGAAGAGGTAAGGGCAAATGTAGATGTGGCGATCGTTCTCGATCGCAATGGCAAGCCCGTTGCGCGCGATCTGAAGAATCCCTCGTTGAGGGCTGCGCAATTGCCTTCACCGTCTCTGCAAGCCCAACTTGCCAACTTACCGACACGATGGATTGGTCTTCCGACCGCAGATCCACTCGATCTTCCCAGAGACGTACAGGTGGGATTTTTGCAAACATCGGAGGGATTGCTCCTACTGGCAGAGCGTCCGTTGGAGCAGAGCAATGGCGAACCGCTGCGGTTGCTGGTGGGACAGTGGCTGCGACCTCATCGCCTGAAAATACTGGGGGAGCTTACCCTCTTGCGATTGCACCTCCTGAGCGTAGAAGCGCCTGAAGTGCCCGCCCAATTGAGAGATTCCCAGCTAGGCATCTTGCGAGCGATCGAGGACTATATCCCCAAGCAAGACCCACAACCGGAGATTGGATCGGGAAATCGTCCAAGAGATTTGCCGCCCATTGCCCCCAATCGACGCGACGATCTCCAACCGACTGCAGGCCGCGATCGGTTACGATCTCCCCAAATAAGCACATCGCAGGTAAAAGCCGAGAAAAAGTTATTCCCAAAAGAAGCAACTAAATTTCAGGTGGGATATATTCTGCTAAGAGATGTCAAAGGCGAACCGATCGCAGTTCTACAAGCTATCTCTCCCAAGCCTTTCGTTGCCCAGGGCGAAGAGGGCGTAAAAATCCTACTCATATTCCTGTGGGTGATAGTTCCGATCTTTGGGATAGCGCTCAATTTGCTGCTCGATCGCTGGGTACTGGCCAGGATTTCCAACTTGAGCCGCCAGGTGAGAGACGTGAAAGCAGACTTCAGTCACTCTACAGAGGTGTCTCTACCGGGTCGAGACGAACTTAGCGATCTGGCTGCTGAGATTAACGCTATGTTAGAGCAACAAGAGCGCTATCAAGAGAACTTGCATTTGGCAAAAGCAGAAATTGAGGAAGCAAATCAGGAACTGGAGCGCTTAGCCCGTACGGATGGCTTGACGCAGGTAATGAACCGTCGCTTCTTTCAGATTCACCTGGAGAAGATTTGGCAAACGGCTCTACAAAACTCTCAATCTTTATCCCTGCTTCTGTGCGATGTGGACTTCTTCAAACCTTACAACGATATCTACGGTCACCTGGCGGGCGATCTCTGCTTGCAGAAGGTAGCAAAAGCCATGTCTGCGGTTGTAGAGGACGAAGCAAACGCGATCGTCGCTCGCTATGGCGGAGAGGAATTTGCGGTGATTTTGCACAGCACTCCGGTAAGGGATGCTATTGCCGTAGCAGAGCAAATGCGAATATCTGTTTTACATCTCAATATTCCTCATTCCGGTTCTAAGGCTACCGATTACGTTACCCTCAGCATTGGGGTTTGCAGCTTGATTCCCCAGCCTCATCTGTCTCTGAGGGATTTAATTGCACGCGCAGACGAGCATCTTTACCAAGCAAAAAATGAAGGGAGAAATCGTATCGTTGCCGCTTTGCCTGCGATCGCTAATCCTCCAACGGATGCGGGAGCGAAGTTTGGAGTGCGTTAA
- a CDS encoding Fic family protein, producing the protein MSSFTKKSERAGRWVQQGNGETSYEAFIPAPLPPVPAIKVDSVLQRQLEAAGLALGRLDGIGRILPGPEELLYSYIRKEAVLSSQIEGTQSSIADLLLHENQAVPGVVLEDVQEVSNYIGALSYGIDRLSTLPLSLRLIRESHERLVRGTRGDLKAPGEFRCSQNWIGGSKPSDAMFVPPPPHELPDVLGAFEKFLHSVEYPVLLKVGLAHAQFETIHPFLDGNGRVGRMLIALMLVAEGVLERPWLYVSLYFKKHRDKYYRLLQEVRTQGNWEEWLVFFLEGVTTIANQATEKIRALMALFERDRKVVEQSRRGSIYQSVAVQSNLTIYDYLKKRIAIRIPETAEACATTKPTVKRAIEDLQQLGIVTEATGKSRNKVYIYKEYLDILNQDDDTFEAQ; encoded by the coding sequence ATGTCATCCTTTACTAAAAAGTCGGAACGGGCAGGACGATGGGTGCAGCAGGGCAACGGTGAAACTTCCTATGAAGCCTTTATTCCTGCGCCCCTCCCTCCTGTTCCAGCAATTAAGGTGGACTCAGTACTTCAACGACAGCTTGAAGCTGCTGGGTTAGCTCTGGGGCGACTTGATGGGATTGGGCGAATACTACCAGGACCAGAAGAACTTCTATACAGTTACATCCGAAAAGAAGCCGTATTGTCAAGTCAGATTGAGGGAACTCAGTCATCCATTGCTGATTTACTTCTTCATGAAAATCAGGCAGTACCGGGAGTTGTATTGGAAGATGTTCAAGAGGTTTCCAACTACATTGGTGCATTGAGCTATGGTATCGATCGCCTCTCAACACTGCCGCTCAGCTTGCGTCTAATTCGTGAGTCACATGAGCGGCTTGTCCGTGGTACTCGTGGCGATCTGAAAGCGCCCGGAGAGTTCAGATGTTCCCAGAATTGGATTGGGGGAAGTAAGCCGAGTGATGCCATGTTTGTGCCACCACCTCCGCATGAGTTGCCAGATGTACTTGGTGCGTTCGAGAAATTTCTCCATTCTGTGGAATATCCTGTCTTGCTCAAGGTTGGACTTGCACACGCACAATTTGAGACAATTCACCCCTTCCTTGATGGTAACGGTCGAGTAGGTCGTATGCTCATAGCGCTTATGCTTGTTGCTGAAGGGGTTCTGGAACGACCGTGGCTATATGTGAGCCTTTATTTTAAGAAGCACCGCGACAAGTATTACCGTCTTCTCCAAGAAGTAAGAACTCAAGGAAATTGGGAAGAGTGGCTTGTATTTTTTCTTGAAGGTGTTACAACTATTGCTAATCAAGCTACGGAGAAAATCCGCGCTCTAATGGCACTCTTTGAGCGAGATCGAAAAGTAGTAGAGCAGTCGAGGAGAGGATCGATCTACCAATCCGTTGCAGTGCAGTCAAACTTGACGATCTACGATTACTTAAAGAAAAGGATTGCCATCCGAATTCCCGAAACCGCAGAGGCTTGTGCAACAACCAAGCCAACTGTTAAACGTGCAATTGAAGATCTTCAGCAACTTGGTATCGTGACTGAGGCAACTGGTAAATCTAGAAACAAGGTATATATCTATAAAGAGTATCTTGATATCCTGAATCAGGATGATGACACATTTGAAGCGCAATAA